One genomic segment of Arthrobacter sp. JZ12 includes these proteins:
- a CDS encoding amidohydrolase: MSPNESKPVLYRNGSVYSAADPFATAMLVTGDTVAWVGSEHAAEALADSSMDVADLQGALITPGFVDSHVHTTETGLALTSLDLNGVNSMGELLDMVARAAKEDAGTIMGNGWDESRWPERRAPTADELENASGGGRDVYLVRADVHSAVVSASLGQRLDLHTLDGWDEGFVVREAHLAARTAVRTLEAGAREHLQRTALTHAASQGIVAVVEMAAPHIAPREDLLSLTALSGPLPEVLAYWGQAASSEEEMRSLLAGFEGRVLGLGGDLNVDGSIGSHTARMRVPYADKPSCGTAFMHADDVAAHLGAATALGTQAGFHVIGDAGLDTVIAGLEKAATSHGIDRVRAARHRLEHVELADDAAISALAGFGITVSAQPGFDALWGAPGGLYEQRLGESRYRPMNRVGSLLSQGVPVCLGSDSPVTRMSPWQSVRACLTHASPEERISARAAFLAHTRAGWRAAGVGHPMLGQLVPGAPASFAVWEVAELMIQTPDTRVQSWSTDPRAGTPLLPALDGGEEPRCLETVHLGERLYASGDLPGR, encoded by the coding sequence GTGTCGCCAAACGAGTCCAAGCCTGTCCTCTACCGCAACGGCTCCGTCTACAGTGCAGCGGACCCCTTCGCCACCGCAATGCTCGTAACCGGTGACACGGTTGCGTGGGTGGGATCAGAGCACGCTGCCGAGGCGCTTGCTGACAGCAGCATGGACGTCGCCGACCTGCAGGGGGCCCTGATCACTCCCGGCTTCGTGGACTCACACGTGCACACGACTGAGACCGGACTCGCGCTTACCTCCCTCGACCTCAATGGAGTGAACAGCATGGGTGAGCTGCTGGACATGGTCGCCCGGGCGGCGAAGGAGGACGCCGGCACCATCATGGGAAACGGTTGGGACGAGTCCAGGTGGCCGGAGCGCCGGGCGCCCACTGCCGATGAGCTGGAGAATGCCTCGGGCGGTGGCCGAGACGTCTATCTGGTCCGCGCAGATGTGCACTCAGCGGTGGTTTCCGCCTCACTTGGGCAGCGACTGGATCTGCACACCCTCGACGGCTGGGATGAGGGCTTTGTGGTTCGGGAAGCACATCTCGCGGCACGGACGGCAGTGCGAACCCTCGAAGCGGGAGCCCGGGAGCACCTGCAGCGGACAGCACTCACGCATGCCGCTTCACAGGGCATTGTGGCAGTTGTGGAGATGGCGGCTCCTCATATCGCCCCCCGTGAGGACCTCCTCTCGCTTACCGCCCTTTCAGGCCCGCTACCCGAAGTGTTGGCGTACTGGGGCCAGGCAGCGAGTTCCGAGGAGGAGATGCGTTCGCTGCTGGCAGGCTTCGAAGGGCGGGTGCTGGGCCTTGGGGGAGACCTGAACGTGGACGGTTCCATTGGTTCGCATACCGCCAGGATGCGCGTGCCCTATGCAGATAAACCCTCCTGCGGAACCGCTTTCATGCATGCCGACGACGTCGCCGCCCACCTTGGCGCGGCAACCGCGCTGGGCACTCAGGCCGGGTTCCACGTTATCGGTGATGCAGGCCTGGACACCGTAATCGCCGGCCTCGAAAAGGCTGCCACCAGTCACGGGATCGACAGGGTGCGTGCGGCCCGGCATCGGCTGGAACACGTGGAGCTGGCTGACGACGCAGCTATCTCCGCACTGGCCGGCTTCGGCATCACGGTTAGCGCTCAGCCTGGATTCGACGCGTTGTGGGGTGCGCCGGGTGGGCTCTACGAGCAGCGGCTGGGAGAATCCCGCTATCGTCCCATGAACCGGGTCGGTAGCCTGCTAAGCCAGGGCGTCCCGGTCTGTCTCGGCTCGGACTCTCCGGTGACTCGAATGTCGCCCTGGCAGTCGGTGCGCGCATGCCTCACCCACGCAAGTCCGGAGGAAAGAATCTCTGCGCGTGCAGCCTTCCTTGCGCACACCCGTGCCGGCTGGCGCGCGGCCGGAGTAGGGCACCCGATGCTGGGACAACTTGTGCCGGGTGCTCCGGCCTCATTCGCGGTTTGGGAAGTGGCCGAGTTGATGATTCAGACACCGGATACCCGGGTCCAGTCGTGGAGCACGGACCCTCGGGCGGGAACGCCCCTGCTGCCCGCCCTGGATGGCGGAGAGGAGCCGCGATGCCTGGAAACCGTTCACCTCGGGGAGCGGCTCTACGCCAGCGGTGACCTGCCGGGACGGTAG